Proteins encoded within one genomic window of Prauserella marina:
- a CDS encoding sensor histidine kinase has translation MTDRARKGGPKKGRGTRVPARVRIMGWLLLVMTSGLATVVLLVANFEYRAIDGRINSGLSQDAEEFRRFASLGLDPVTSQPVTDPRELFERHLATQYTDGGELMLGVTERQNRTLDTLAQGDDSLPRGSLDDALLRRIVDQPDNTGTVTTPAGELRWLRVDVLPAQGSNQENAWFVAGYFLETVRADANATVRTLVIISGIALVLAAGVSWVVAGQILAPVNTVRRAAAALTENDLTHRIPVDGRDDIAALAMQFNAMLDRLESAFATRRQFLDDAGHELRTPITIIRGHLEVMGDDPAERAEVVRLCTDELDRMARIVDDLLLLAKAEQPDFLRPGLTSIPELTSDIDAKTRAIASRNWVLESIGEGDLWLDEQRVTQAVLQLAQNAVQHTAEGDTISVGSSVYGSTVSFWVTDTGPGIPPAEQPLIFNRFVRGESPSRNGAGAGLGLAIVKAIAEAHHGSVRLLSEQGKGSTFGIELPARGPQR, from the coding sequence ATGACTGATCGCGCGCGGAAAGGCGGCCCGAAGAAGGGCCGAGGCACCAGGGTGCCGGCCAGGGTACGGATCATGGGCTGGCTGCTGCTCGTCATGACCTCGGGGCTGGCGACCGTGGTGCTGCTCGTGGCCAACTTCGAGTACCGGGCGATCGACGGCAGGATCAACAGCGGGCTCAGCCAGGACGCCGAGGAGTTCCGGCGATTCGCCAGCCTCGGCCTCGACCCGGTGACCAGCCAGCCGGTGACCGATCCGCGTGAGCTGTTCGAGCGGCATCTCGCCACCCAGTACACCGATGGCGGCGAGCTGATGCTCGGGGTGACCGAGCGGCAGAACCGGACGCTGGACACGCTCGCGCAGGGCGACGACTCGCTGCCGCGCGGCAGCCTGGACGACGCCTTGCTGCGGCGGATCGTCGATCAGCCGGACAACACGGGTACCGTGACGACCCCGGCGGGGGAGCTGCGCTGGCTGCGGGTCGACGTGCTGCCCGCGCAGGGATCGAACCAGGAGAACGCCTGGTTCGTCGCGGGCTACTTCCTCGAAACCGTCAGGGCCGACGCGAACGCGACGGTACGCACACTCGTGATCATCAGCGGTATCGCGCTCGTGCTCGCCGCCGGGGTCTCGTGGGTGGTCGCGGGGCAGATCCTCGCCCCCGTCAACACGGTGCGCAGGGCGGCTGCCGCGCTCACCGAGAACGACCTCACGCACCGGATCCCCGTCGACGGCAGAGACGACATCGCGGCGCTGGCGATGCAGTTCAACGCCATGCTCGACCGGCTGGAGAGTGCCTTCGCGACGAGGAGGCAGTTCCTCGACGACGCCGGTCACGAGCTGCGGACGCCCATCACGATCATCAGGGGGCACCTTGAGGTGATGGGTGACGATCCGGCCGAGCGCGCCGAGGTGGTGCGGCTGTGCACCGACGAATTGGACCGCATGGCGAGGATCGTGGACGACCTGCTGTTGCTCGCGAAGGCGGAGCAGCCGGACTTCCTGCGGCCCGGCCTGACCTCGATTCCCGAGCTGACCAGCGACATCGATGCCAAGACAAGGGCCATCGCGTCCCGGAACTGGGTGCTGGAGTCGATCGGAGAGGGGGACCTGTGGCTCGACGAGCAACGGGTGACCCAGGCGGTGTTGCAGCTCGCGCAGAACGCCGTCCAGCACACCGCCGAAGGCGACACGATCTCCGTCGGCTCTTCGGTCTACGGTTCGACCGTGTCGTTCTGGGTGACCGACACCGGACCAGGAATCCCCCCGGCCGAACAGCCGCTGATCTTCAACCGGTTCGTGCGTGGCGAGTCGCCGAGCCGTAACGGCGCGGGCGCGGGTCTCGGCCTCGCCATCGTCAAAGCCATCGCCGAAGCGCATCACGGTTCGGTCAGGCTCCTCTCGGAGCAGGGCAAGGGCTCGACCTTCGGCATCGAACTACCAGCGAGGGGGCCGCAGCGGTGA
- the ileS gene encoding isoleucine--tRNA ligase, translating into MYPKASFGGQPADQVPSQPSFPELEKDVLAYWEADRTFIATVEAREAGKDGDNEYVFYDGPPFANGLPHYGHLLTGYVKDIVPRYQTMRGKRVERRFGWDTHGLPAELEAERQLGITDKSQIDEMGIAAFNEACRDSVLRYTKEWQEYVTRQARWVDFDNDYKTLDVTYMESVIWAFKQLWDKGLVYEGYRVLPYCWRDETPLSNHELRMDDDVYQSRQDPAVTIGYRVEGNDSDLDGAYLLIWTTTPWTVPSNMATAVHPDVDYVVVESSGNRFVLAEARLAAYAKELGEEPVVASRYKGSGLLGTRYAPPFPYFVGRDNAHQVLAADYVTTDDGTGIVHIAPAYGEEDKVVTDAAGIAPVTPVDAKGRFDAQVPDYEGQNVFDANPNIIRDLKNGTGSAGSQGAILLRHETYEHSYPHCWRCRNPLIYRAVSSWFVAVTEFKDRMVELNQQITWYPEHIKDGQFGKWLENARDWSISRNRYWGSPIPVWQSDDPAYPRTDVYGSLDDLERDFGVRPTDLHRPFVDELTRPNPDDPTGASTMRRVPEVLDVWFDSGSMPYAQVHYPFENAEWFEHHYPGDFIVEYIGQTRGWFYTLHVLATALFDRPSFRTCVSHGIVLGSDGQKMSKSLRNYPDVTEVFDRDGSDAMRWYLMASPILRGGNLVVTERGIRDAVRQAVLPLWNSYYFLALYAGAERVEGRVRTDSEHVLDRYVLAKTHELVTDVGYALDNYDVAGACATVRDYLEVLTNWYVRRSRDRFWAGERDAIDTLHTVLEVVCRVSAPLLPLTTEAVWRGLTGGRSVHLADWPLVDELPADAALVTVMDRVRQVCSSALALRKANKLRVRLPLATLLVAAADAEKLRPFADIIRDEVNVKSVELTTDVAAHGGFEVVVNARAAGPRLGKDVQRVIKAVKAGEWSVSPEGAVVAAGIELLDAEYERKLVAKDSGAAAELPAGSGLVLLDTEVTDELAAEGVVRDLVRVVQQARREARLDVADRIALTVDAPEAVVAAARVHEKFLAAETLATSVSYDVAENGFAGTVGDGVTVSVTVAVAAGT; encoded by the coding sequence ATGTACCCCAAGGCTTCCTTCGGCGGGCAGCCCGCCGATCAGGTTCCCTCCCAGCCGTCTTTCCCCGAGCTGGAAAAGGACGTCCTGGCCTACTGGGAGGCCGACCGCACCTTCATCGCGACGGTCGAGGCGCGGGAAGCGGGCAAGGACGGCGACAACGAGTACGTCTTCTACGACGGGCCGCCCTTCGCCAACGGCCTTCCGCACTACGGCCACCTGCTGACCGGTTACGTCAAGGACATCGTCCCGCGCTACCAGACCATGCGCGGCAAGCGCGTCGAGCGGCGGTTCGGCTGGGACACCCACGGCTTGCCTGCCGAGCTGGAGGCGGAGCGGCAGCTCGGCATCACGGACAAGTCCCAGATCGACGAGATGGGCATCGCCGCGTTCAACGAGGCATGCAGGGACTCGGTGCTGCGCTACACCAAGGAATGGCAGGAGTACGTGACCCGGCAGGCTCGCTGGGTCGACTTCGACAACGACTACAAGACGCTCGACGTCACCTACATGGAGTCGGTGATCTGGGCGTTCAAGCAGTTGTGGGACAAGGGACTCGTCTACGAGGGCTACCGGGTGCTGCCCTACTGCTGGCGGGACGAGACGCCGTTGTCCAATCACGAACTGCGGATGGACGACGACGTCTACCAGAGCAGGCAGGACCCCGCCGTCACGATCGGCTACCGCGTCGAGGGCAACGATTCCGATCTCGACGGTGCCTACCTGCTCATCTGGACAACCACGCCGTGGACGGTGCCGTCGAACATGGCCACGGCCGTGCATCCCGACGTCGACTACGTGGTCGTCGAATCGAGCGGCAACCGGTTCGTGCTCGCCGAGGCGCGGCTGGCCGCCTACGCGAAGGAACTCGGCGAGGAGCCGGTCGTCGCAAGCCGCTACAAGGGCAGCGGCTTGCTCGGCACCCGCTACGCGCCGCCGTTCCCGTACTTCGTCGGTCGCGACAACGCCCATCAGGTGCTCGCCGCCGACTATGTGACCACCGACGACGGTACGGGCATCGTGCACATCGCCCCCGCCTACGGTGAGGAGGACAAGGTCGTCACCGACGCGGCGGGGATCGCACCGGTGACCCCCGTGGACGCGAAGGGACGCTTCGACGCGCAGGTTCCCGACTACGAGGGCCAGAACGTCTTCGATGCCAACCCGAACATCATCAGGGACCTCAAGAACGGCACGGGATCGGCGGGCAGCCAGGGCGCGATCCTGCTGCGGCACGAGACCTACGAGCACTCCTACCCGCATTGCTGGCGGTGCAGGAACCCGCTCATCTACCGCGCGGTGTCCTCGTGGTTCGTCGCGGTCACCGAGTTCAAGGACCGCATGGTCGAGCTGAACCAGCAGATCACCTGGTACCCGGAGCACATCAAGGACGGGCAGTTCGGCAAGTGGCTGGAGAACGCGAGGGACTGGTCGATCTCGCGCAACCGCTACTGGGGCTCGCCGATCCCGGTGTGGCAGTCGGACGACCCCGCCTACCCGCGCACCGACGTCTACGGCTCGCTCGACGACCTTGAGCGTGACTTCGGGGTACGGCCGACGGACCTGCACCGGCCCTTCGTGGACGAATTGACCAGGCCGAACCCCGACGACCCGACGGGCGCGTCCACGATGCGCAGGGTGCCCGAGGTGCTCGACGTGTGGTTCGACTCGGGATCCATGCCGTATGCCCAGGTGCACTATCCGTTCGAGAACGCCGAATGGTTCGAGCACCACTACCCCGGCGACTTCATCGTCGAGTACATCGGGCAGACGAGGGGCTGGTTCTACACCCTGCACGTGCTGGCGACCGCGTTGTTCGACCGGCCATCGTTCCGGACCTGCGTCTCGCACGGGATCGTGCTGGGCTCCGACGGGCAGAAGATGTCGAAGTCGCTGCGCAACTACCCGGACGTCACCGAGGTGTTCGACAGGGACGGCTCCGACGCCATGCGGTGGTATCTCATGGCGAGCCCGATCCTGCGCGGCGGAAACCTCGTCGTCACGGAACGGGGCATCAGGGACGCGGTGCGACAGGCGGTGCTCCCGCTGTGGAACTCGTACTACTTCCTCGCCCTTTACGCGGGAGCGGAGCGGGTCGAGGGCAGGGTCAGGACGGACTCGGAGCACGTACTCGACCGCTACGTGCTCGCCAAGACGCACGAGCTGGTCACCGACGTCGGCTACGCGCTCGACAACTACGACGTCGCGGGCGCGTGTGCCACCGTCAGGGACTATCTCGAAGTACTGACCAACTGGTACGTGCGCAGGTCGCGGGACCGGTTCTGGGCGGGTGAGCGGGACGCGATCGACACTCTGCACACGGTCCTTGAGGTGGTGTGCAGGGTGAGCGCCCCGTTGCTTCCGCTGACGACGGAGGCGGTGTGGCGTGGCCTGACGGGCGGGCGCTCTGTTCATCTCGCCGACTGGCCGCTCGTCGACGAGCTTCCTGCCGACGCCGCGCTCGTGACCGTCATGGACAGGGTTCGCCAGGTGTGCTCGTCGGCGCTGGCCCTGCGGAAGGCGAACAAGCTGCGGGTGCGGCTTCCTCTGGCGACACTGCTCGTTGCGGCTGCCGACGCGGAGAAGCTGCGGCCGTTCGCCGACATCATCCGCGACGAGGTCAACGTCAAGTCGGTCGAGCTGACCACCGACGTCGCCGCACACGGTGGTTTCGAGGTCGTCGTCAACGCGCGCGCGGCAGGCCCCCGGCTCGGCAAGGACGTGCAGCGGGTCATCAAGGCCGTCAAGGCGGGCGAGTGGAGCGTGTCGCCGGAGGGCGCGGTCGTGGCGGCCGGCATCGAACTGCTCGACGCCGAGTACGAGCGCAAGCTGGTCGCCAAGGACTCCGGCGCGGCGGCGGAACTGCCGGCCGGTTCGGGGCTCGTGCTGCTCGACACCGAGGTCACGGACGAACTCGCGGCCGAAGGTGTCGTCCGCGACCTCGTCAGGGTCGTTCAGCAGGCAAGGCGTGAGGCCCGGCTGGACGTCGCCGACCGGATCGCGCTCACCGTCGACGCGCCGGAGGCGGTCGTGGCGGCGGCGCGGGTGCACGAGAAGTTCCTCGCCGCGGAGACACTTGCCACGTCGGTGAGCTACGACGTGGCGGAGAACGGTTTCGCAGGCACCGTCGGCGACGGTGTCACCGTCTCGGTCACCGTCGCGGTGGCCGCGGGTACCTGA
- a CDS encoding DivIVA domain-containing protein: MSLTPADVHNVAFSKPPIGKRGYNEDEVDAFLDLVETELARLIEDNNELRQQVEQLDAELESTRSELESAKAGAGAPQQAPPRDETPSRRLAPVPPPSSMEQTQAHGFMGDNGEPNVQAAKVLGLAQEMADRLTAEAKTESDGMLAEARAKSEQLLSDARSKADSMVNEARTRAETMLNDARTRAETLERQARDKATTMDREAQRKYTETMNSLNSEKSSLNKKIEELRTIEREYRTRLRGFLESQLRELDDRGSAAPASASPAASGSAQNAAGGANAGGNTQGYSFGPRAEAG, from the coding sequence ATGTCGTTGACCCCTGCTGACGTGCATAACGTCGCGTTCAGCAAGCCTCCAATCGGCAAACGGGGCTACAACGAGGACGAGGTTGATGCGTTCCTCGACTTGGTGGAGACCGAGCTTGCCCGGCTGATTGAGGACAATAACGAGCTGCGGCAGCAGGTCGAACAACTCGATGCGGAGTTGGAATCGACCCGTAGCGAGTTGGAGTCCGCGAAGGCCGGAGCGGGCGCCCCGCAGCAGGCACCGCCGCGAGACGAGACCCCGTCCCGCAGGCTGGCCCCTGTGCCACCCCCTTCGTCGATGGAGCAGACCCAGGCCCATGGGTTCATGGGCGACAACGGTGAACCCAACGTGCAGGCCGCGAAGGTTCTCGGTCTCGCGCAAGAGATGGCCGACCGGCTCACCGCCGAGGCCAAGACGGAGTCGGACGGCATGCTCGCGGAGGCGAGGGCCAAGTCGGAGCAGTTGCTCTCCGACGCGAGGTCGAAGGCCGACTCGATGGTCAACGAGGCGCGTACTCGTGCCGAGACCATGCTGAACGACGCGAGGACAAGGGCGGAGACCCTTGAGCGTCAGGCGCGTGACAAGGCGACCACCATGGATCGCGAGGCGCAGCGCAAGTACACCGAGACCATGAACAGCCTGAACTCCGAGAAGAGTTCGTTGAACAAGAAGATCGAGGAACTGCGGACCATCGAGCGCGAATACCGCACGAGGCTGCGTGGCTTCCTTGAGTCCCAGCTTCGTGAGCTCGACGATCGTGGTTCCGCCGCACCCGCTTCCGCCTCTCCGGCTGCTTCGGGTTCGGCTCAGAACGCCGCAGGCGGCGCGAACGCCGGTGGCAACACGCAGGGCTACTCGTTCGGTCCCCGTGCCGAGGCAGGCTGA
- a CDS encoding YggT family protein, which produces MDAVRLILYWLLFVFWLLLTARIVVELVRAFARDWRPAGGVAVTLETIYTVTDPPVRLVRRIIPIVRIGGVGLDLSIMVLLLVVFILMQLAYPG; this is translated from the coding sequence GTGGACGCGGTCCGGTTGATCCTTTATTGGCTTCTCTTCGTCTTTTGGCTCCTGCTCACGGCACGTATCGTGGTGGAGTTGGTTCGAGCGTTCGCCCGTGACTGGCGTCCCGCGGGAGGGGTTGCGGTCACGCTCGAGACCATCTACACAGTGACGGACCCACCGGTTCGACTCGTCCGCCGGATTATTCCGATAGTGCGGATCGGCGGCGTGGGGCTGGACTTATCGATTATGGTGCTGCTGTTGGTTGTGTTCATACTGATGCAACTGGCGTATCCCGGGTGA
- a CDS encoding cell division protein SepF, which translates to MSALQKLKAYFGMVPAEDDYDFDDDYRRGGYSDDEYDVRDGRDGRGGYDEEPQYKESQARRARPRYHVMDEFDEVEAPVRGRSGRSPVAVNEPPVRGALAMDRQPDPIARLQPAQEPVRATVRDPLSKIITLHPTNYVEARKVGEAYRDGAPVIINLTEMENADAKRVVDFAAGLAFALRGSMDKVTNKVFLLSPPDVDVTAEDRRRIAEDGLFLRR; encoded by the coding sequence ATGAGCGCGCTTCAGAAGCTGAAGGCCTACTTCGGAATGGTGCCGGCCGAAGACGACTACGACTTCGACGACGACTACCGGCGCGGCGGCTACTCCGACGACGAGTACGACGTTCGCGACGGTCGTGACGGCCGCGGTGGATATGACGAAGAGCCACAGTACAAAGAGTCCCAGGCCCGGCGTGCCCGGCCCCGGTATCACGTGATGGACGAGTTCGACGAGGTCGAGGCGCCGGTGCGCGGCCGGAGTGGACGTAGCCCCGTCGCCGTCAACGAACCCCCAGTTCGCGGAGCGCTCGCAATGGATCGACAGCCGGACCCGATCGCGAGGCTACAGCCCGCGCAGGAACCCGTTCGCGCAACGGTGCGGGATCCACTCAGCAAGATCATCACCCTGCATCCGACCAACTACGTAGAGGCACGTAAGGTTGGCGAAGCGTACCGGGACGGTGCGCCGGTGATCATCAATCTCACAGAGATGGAAAACGCCGACGCCAAGCGCGTTGTCGATTTCGCGGCCGGGCTCGCGTTCGCGCTGCGCGGCTCGATGGACAAGGTCACCAACAAGGTGTTCTTGCTCTCACCGCCGGATGTGGACGTGACAGCCGAAGACCGCCGCCGCATCGCCGAAGACGGGTTGTTCCTCCGCCGCTAG
- a CDS encoding YggS family pyridoxal phosphate-dependent enzyme: protein MDRRAELAEALAHVEARVAAACAAAGRARDEVRLLAVTKTFPASDAALLAELGMTDLAENKDQEAASKTREVAGLLSADRARALRWHMVGRLQRNKARSVARWADEVQSVDSERLATALATATRSALDVGDRERPLDVLVQVSLDADPGRGGCPVGDLPALAEIITQMGGLLHLRGLMAVAPLGVDPGRAFERLAVAAERLRADYPEADRLSAGMSGDLEQAVAHGSTCVRVGTALLGGRGLASF, encoded by the coding sequence GTGGACCGCCGAGCCGAACTCGCCGAAGCCCTCGCCCACGTCGAGGCCCGCGTCGCCGCCGCGTGCGCCGCTGCCGGGCGTGCTCGGGACGAAGTGCGGCTGCTCGCCGTGACCAAGACCTTCCCTGCGAGCGACGCCGCGTTGCTCGCCGAGCTCGGGATGACCGATCTCGCTGAGAACAAGGACCAGGAGGCGGCGAGCAAGACCCGTGAGGTCGCCGGATTGCTTTCCGCCGATCGCGCTCGTGCTCTCCGCTGGCACATGGTCGGCAGGTTGCAGCGCAACAAGGCCCGGTCCGTCGCGCGCTGGGCGGACGAGGTCCAGTCGGTTGACTCGGAACGGCTCGCCACGGCGCTGGCCACGGCGACGCGCTCGGCCCTCGATGTGGGGGACCGCGAACGCCCGCTCGATGTGCTCGTGCAGGTGAGCCTTGACGCCGACCCCGGGCGCGGCGGTTGCCCGGTCGGTGACCTGCCCGCACTCGCGGAAATCATCACCCAAATGGGTGGCTTGCTCCACTTGCGGGGGTTGATGGCGGTCGCCCCGCTCGGCGTGGATCCTGGCCGTGCCTTCGAACGGCTTGCCGTCGCCGCCGAGCGACTGCGCGCGGATTATCCGGAAGCCGATCGGCTTTCCGCTGGTATGAGCGGTGATCTTGAACAAGCGGTGGCGCACGGCTCGACGTGTGTGCGTGTCGGAACAGCGCTGTTAGGCGGTCGCGGTCTAGCCTCGTTTTAG
- the pgeF gene encoding peptidoglycan editing factor PgeF: MRIRRVVTTRAGGASKPPFDSFNLGGHVGDDPKAVAANRDRLATELGLRPDRLAWMEQIHGRTATIVDGTEPGQAEATDALVTARRGLAVIALVADCVPVLLGDPEAGVVAAVHAGRVGARAGVIPSALKAMVSLGAEPGRMEALLGPAVCGQCYEVPPEMAADVEKHLPGSACDSRTGTSALDLKAGLWGQLADYGVGKIGVDPRCTVEDTTLFSHRRQAPTGRIAAITWIEE; this comes from the coding sequence TTGCGCATCCGTCGGGTCGTCACCACAAGGGCTGGCGGAGCGTCGAAGCCGCCGTTCGATTCGTTCAACCTCGGCGGGCATGTCGGCGACGATCCGAAGGCGGTGGCCGCCAACCGCGACCGGCTCGCGACCGAGCTCGGCTTGCGGCCGGACCGGCTGGCGTGGATGGAACAGATTCACGGCCGCACGGCGACCATCGTCGACGGCACGGAACCCGGGCAGGCCGAGGCGACCGACGCCCTGGTCACCGCGCGGAGGGGACTCGCGGTGATCGCGCTGGTCGCCGACTGTGTCCCGGTCCTGCTCGGCGACCCCGAGGCCGGTGTCGTCGCAGCCGTGCACGCGGGGAGAGTCGGGGCAAGGGCCGGTGTCATCCCTTCCGCGCTGAAGGCGATGGTGTCGCTCGGCGCCGAGCCGGGGCGGATGGAGGCGCTGCTGGGGCCGGCCGTGTGCGGCCAGTGCTACGAGGTTCCCCCCGAGATGGCCGCCGACGTGGAAAAACACCTCCCCGGCAGTGCGTGCGACAGCCGCACCGGCACCTCGGCGCTCGATCTCAAGGCGGGACTGTGGGGACAGCTCGCCGACTACGGTGTCGGCAAGATCGGTGTCGACCCGCGCTGCACCGTCGAGGACACCACCTTGTTCAGCCACCGCAGGCAGGCGCCGACCGGCCGGATCGCCGCGATCACCTGGATCGAGGAGTGA
- the ftsZ gene encoding cell division protein FtsZ translates to MTPPHNYLAVIKVVGIGGGGVNAVNRMIEVGLKGVEFIAVNTDAQALLMSDADVKLDIGRELTRGLGAGAAPEVGQKAAEDHREEIEEVLKGADMVFVTAGEGGGTGTGGAPVVAQIARKLGALTIGVVTRPFSFEGKRRGRQAEEGIQSLRNECDTLIVIPNDRLLQLGDIGVSLMDAFRSADEVLLSGVQGITDLITTPGLINLDFADVKSVMSGAGSALMGIGSARGEGRAVQAAEKAINSPLLEASMDGAHGALLSIAGGSDLGLFEINEAASLVQESAHPEANIIFGTIIDDSLGDEVRVTVIAAGFDAGAPTHKKLDPGTFSSRASTASAEAGQVGGNGSGAAQGSSPGDGGPQTGPIQRQQPPAPGGTTSSSSLPPQAGTGGGRGYPPPTAGPRTQGSLPGGRALPVTDDPSDDDVDVPPFMRR, encoded by the coding sequence ATGACGCCCCCGCACAATTACCTCGCGGTGATCAAGGTCGTCGGTATCGGCGGCGGCGGCGTGAACGCCGTGAACCGGATGATCGAGGTCGGCCTTAAAGGCGTCGAGTTCATCGCGGTGAACACCGACGCGCAAGCGCTGCTGATGTCCGACGCCGACGTCAAACTCGACATCGGCCGTGAGCTGACGAGGGGACTCGGCGCTGGCGCCGCGCCCGAGGTCGGGCAGAAGGCCGCCGAGGACCACCGTGAAGAGATCGAAGAGGTCCTCAAGGGCGCCGACATGGTGTTCGTGACCGCCGGCGAGGGTGGTGGCACCGGAACGGGTGGTGCACCCGTCGTCGCCCAGATCGCCCGCAAACTGGGCGCGCTGACGATCGGTGTCGTCACCCGCCCGTTCTCGTTCGAGGGCAAGCGAAGGGGACGGCAGGCCGAGGAAGGCATCCAGTCGCTGCGCAACGAGTGCGACACCCTGATCGTCATCCCGAACGATCGGCTGCTCCAGCTCGGCGACATCGGTGTCTCGCTCATGGACGCGTTCCGTTCGGCTGACGAGGTGCTGCTCTCGGGTGTCCAGGGCATCACCGACCTCATCACGACGCCCGGTCTCATCAACCTCGACTTTGCCGACGTCAAGAGCGTGATGTCCGGTGCGGGCAGCGCGCTGATGGGCATCGGCTCCGCGCGGGGTGAGGGCCGCGCCGTGCAGGCGGCGGAAAAGGCCATCAACTCGCCGTTGCTTGAGGCTTCGATGGACGGCGCGCACGGCGCGTTGCTGTCCATCGCGGGCGGCTCCGACCTCGGTCTCTTCGAGATCAACGAGGCGGCGTCGCTCGTGCAGGAATCGGCGCACCCCGAGGCCAACATCATCTTCGGCACGATCATCGACGACTCGCTCGGCGACGAGGTGAGGGTCACGGTGATCGCGGCGGGGTTCGACGCGGGCGCGCCGACCCACAAGAAGCTTGATCCGGGAACCTTCAGCTCACGCGCGTCGACGGCCAGCGCAGAGGCCGGTCAGGTCGGCGGCAACGGTTCCGGAGCGGCGCAAGGTTCCTCCCCAGGTGACGGCGGTCCGCAGACCGGCCCGATCCAGCGGCAGCAGCCGCCCGCGCCTGGCGGGACGACTTCGTCGAGTTCGCTGCCTCCGCAGGCCGGTACGGGAGGCGGCAGGGGATACCCGCCGCCGACGGCAGGGCCGAGGACCCAGGGCAGCCTGCCTGGCGGCAGGGCGCTTCCGGTGACCGACGACCCCTCGGACGACGACGTGGACGTTCCGCCTTTCATGCGTCGCTGA
- a CDS encoding DinB family protein — protein sequence MSAPSSPPPPPVHRPEPPLAGAEREQLDGFLDFLRSAVVWKCSGLTDEQAHQQLVPSRLTTIAGVLGHLIYVEQYWFCVVLDGRPDPWKDALALDRDAEFRAAQEMPIERLLAGYERQCGVSRKIAAQLDLDRQLPFRDGSVINPRFVLVHMIEETGRHAGHLDLLRELIDGVVGE from the coding sequence GTGAGCGCGCCTTCCAGTCCTCCCCCGCCTCCCGTCCATCGCCCCGAGCCTCCGCTGGCCGGTGCCGAACGCGAGCAGCTTGACGGGTTTCTCGACTTCCTGCGGTCCGCGGTCGTGTGGAAGTGCAGCGGGCTGACGGATGAGCAGGCGCACCAACAGCTCGTGCCGAGCAGGCTCACCACCATCGCCGGTGTCCTCGGGCACCTCATCTACGTCGAGCAGTACTGGTTTTGTGTCGTGCTCGACGGACGGCCGGATCCGTGGAAGGACGCGCTCGCGCTGGACAGGGACGCGGAGTTCAGGGCGGCGCAGGAAATGCCGATCGAACGGCTGCTCGCCGGCTACGAACGGCAGTGCGGGGTCAGCAGGAAGATCGCGGCGCAGCTCGATCTCGACCGGCAATTGCCGTTCAGGGACGGCAGTGTCATCAATCCCCGGTTCGTGCTCGTGCACATGATCGAGGAGACCGGAAGGCACGCGGGGCATCTCGATTTGTTGCGAGAGCTGATCGACGGCGTCGTCGGCGAGTAG
- a CDS encoding cell division protein FtsQ/DivIB, with protein sequence MTTTRERERRRRPTSRGADEDRARPNRRGRRNAAARARTGTGLTRRKALRRRWVAILTVITVVALAYVMLFTSLLGVRSVDVLGARNVPEAQIRDVAEVPDRRAMLRVDTGAIAERVATLPGIATVDVSRSWPSTIEIAVTEREPIGFYNTGSALYFVDEGGVAYKEIPDQPEGFPELKLAEVAPGDPATRAVTTVLTRLPPQLRENVTVIGATTPGDIEFTLADGKVVRWGDADQNDRKAKVLAALLTQDGKTYDVSSPELPTIS encoded by the coding sequence ATGACCACGACGAGGGAGCGCGAGCGGCGGCGGAGGCCCACTTCTCGTGGCGCCGACGAGGATCGCGCCCGCCCGAACCGTCGTGGAAGGCGCAATGCGGCGGCGCGGGCCCGTACCGGAACCGGCCTCACGCGGCGAAAAGCGTTGCGGCGGCGCTGGGTGGCCATCCTGACGGTGATCACCGTTGTCGCACTCGCCTACGTCATGCTCTTCACGTCGTTGCTCGGGGTGCGGTCGGTCGACGTGCTCGGCGCGCGCAACGTGCCGGAGGCGCAGATCCGCGATGTCGCGGAGGTTCCCGATCGCAGGGCGATGTTGCGAGTGGACACCGGAGCGATCGCCGAAAGGGTGGCGACGTTGCCCGGAATCGCGACGGTCGACGTGTCGAGGTCGTGGCCGTCGACGATCGAGATCGCGGTGACCGAGCGCGAGCCCATCGGTTTCTACAACACGGGAAGCGCGCTGTACTTCGTCGACGAGGGCGGGGTTGCCTACAAGGAGATCCCCGATCAGCCGGAGGGTTTTCCCGAGCTGAAGCTGGCCGAGGTCGCGCCGGGTGATCCCGCGACCCGCGCGGTCACCACGGTGCTCACCCGGCTTCCGCCTCAGCTCAGGGAAAACGTCACCGTCATCGGCGCGACGACGCCTGGCGACATCGAATTCACCCTCGCCGACGGCAAGGTGGTGCGCTGGGGGGATGCCGACCAGAACGACCGCAAGGCCAAGGTGCTCGCCGCGTTGCTGACCCAGGACGGCAAGACCTACGACGTGTCGAGTCCCGAACTGCCGACGATTTCGTAG